One Rhodoferax sp. GW822-FHT02A01 genomic window, TCTGGGGGGTGGTGGCCGGTGCCGTGGCACTGGCGGTGCAGCACTGGAAAGCGCCACAAACCCGTTGAACCCGTTTTTCACAAGAGCCGTATGAACATTCTTTTTGTTGCCGATCCGCTGGAGTCCTTCAAGATCTACAAGGACACCACCTTCTCCATGGTGCGCGAGGCGCAACGCCGGGGTCACACGGTGGCGGCCACCGAGCCCCGGCACATCGTGTGGCAACGCGGTAGTGTGGTGCAGGCCCTGGTGCGCAACATCCACCTCACGGGCGGCAAAGAGAATTGGTTTGACGTGACGGCCAGTGAGACCGTGGCCCTGCGCAGCTTCGATGCGATTGTCATGCGCAAGGACCCGCCTTTCGACAGCGAGTTCTTCTATGCCACCCATCTGCTGGAGCAGGCCGAGCGCGAAGGTGCCAAGGTGTTCAACAAGCCACGTGCGCTGCGTGACCACCCCGAAAAGCTGGCCATCATGGAGTTCCCGCAGTTCATAGGCCCTACCATCGTCACCCGCGATGCGGCCGCCGTGCGCGCCTTCCATGCCGAACACAGAGACATCATCCTCAAGCCGCTGGACGGCATGGGCGGCACCGGCATCTTCCGCGTCAAGGAAGATGGCCTGAACCTGGGCGCCATCATCGAGACGCTGAATGCCGATGGCGCGCAGACCATCATGGTGCAGAAGTTCCTGCCCGCCATCAAGGATGGTGACAAGCGCGTGCTGGTCATTGGCGGCAAGCCCGTGCCCTATTGCCTGGCGCGCATTCCACAGGGTGGCGAGGTACGCGGCAACCTGGCTGCTGGCGGCAAGGGTGTGGCCCAGCCCATCAGCGAAGCCGATCGTGCCATTGCAGAAGCCCTGGGACCCATTCTTGCGGCGCGTGGATTGCTGCTGGTGGGGCTGGATGTGATCGGCGACAGCCTCACCGAAATCAACGTCACCAGCCCGACCTGCTTTCAGGAAATCACCGACCAGACCGGTTTTGATGTGCCGGCCATGTTCATGGACGCGCTGGAGGAGGCGCTGCGCTAAATGGTCAAACCAGCAGTGCCCCGTCGCAAAACGCGCGCAATTCTCCGGGCTGCATTGCCACCCAATGCTCGTTGGTGGTGAGCGGCTCGGTCACCACGATGGCCAGGCGGTCATCCGGGCCATTGAGCTCGGACAGGTCTACGCTGACATCCTCGTCCTTGAGCTTCACCTCGCTGAATGGATACTGGCGCAGCACGTAATGCAGCTTGGTGCTGGCATGCGCCCACAGGGCCTGGCCGTTGCTGAGCAGGAAGTTGAAGGTGCCATGCTTGGCGATGCGTGGTGCCAAGTCGCGCAAGGTGTGGCTCAATTCTTCGACGGTGGGCACGCTGGCGTGGGACTTGTTGAGCTCCTGCATCAGCCAGCAAAAGGCCAGTTCGCTGTCAGTGTTGCCCACGGGTTTGAAATTGCCGTGCAGGGGCGGGTTGAAGTCCTTCAGGTCGCCGTTGTGGGCAAAGAACCAGTAACGGCCCCAAAGCTCACGCACAAACGGGTGGCAGTTTTCCAGTGTGACGCCGCCCACCGTGGCCTTGCGCACATGGGCCACCACGTTGTGGCTCTTGATCGGGTAGCTGCGCAGCATTTGCGCGATGGGGGAAGTGGCCGCACTTTCCTTGTCCACAAAGTGGCGGGCAGCGCGACCCGGGTTTTGCCCCTCGCTCTCGAAGAAGGCGATGCCCCAGCCGTCGGAGTGGTGGTCGGTGCAGCCACCGCGCTGCGAGAAACCGGTGAAACTGAGCGTCAGACTGGCGGGCAGTCTGCTGTTCATCCCTAGCAATTGACACATGGGTTCAGTGTACTCCCGGTTGTTGGGTGGGTTAACTTCGCGGTTCGGACCAGAGCTTGCCGCCTGTGGCCCAGTTCTCGCGCTTGACGTCGGTGAAGATGATTTCCACGGCCTCCGGCGCGGTGCCCAGCACCTCTACCGTGACGCGGGTGATCTCTTCGGCCAGCTTGCGCTTTTGTTCGACGCTGCGGCCTTCAAACAGTTCTACGTGGTAGGTCGGCATGGTTATCCTTGATGTAATGCTTGGGCGGCCAAAGCGTTGACGCGCGCGGTTTAGACTGCAGACATTGTATGAACGGACCTGCCGCCTTGCGCCTGAATAAATCGAATATGCAAACTCCCATTGCGCTTGCAGCACCTGCGCGGTCATGGCTGGCACTGGTATTTGTTCTGCACGCGCTGCTGGGCGCCAACCTGGGACTCTCGGTAGACGAGGCCCACTACGCTCTCTATGCCGTACACCCGGCACTGAGCTACTTTGACCATCCGCCGCTGGTGGGTTGGGTGCAGTGGCCATTGGTCGCACTGGATGCGCCAACGGTGTTGCTGCGGCTCATCCCCGGCCTGCTCTGGCTGGGCACCATGCTGCTGGTTTACCGGCTGGCGCTGCGCTTGTGCGCACAGTCTGCACTGCAGCTGCAGGCGGCCTGGTGGAGTCTGGTGGCGCTGCTGCTGGCGCCGCTGATGCACATCCTGGGCATTGGCCTGCTGCCCGACACCTTGCTGATGTTCTTGTCGGCAGCACTCATGCTGCAAACCCTGCGGCTGCTGGAGCCCCGGCACGCGGACAGTCCCGCGCAATGGCTGCTGCTGGGGGCGCTGCTGGGGCTGGCGGGCCTGAGCAAGTACACCGCCATCTTCAGCGCCGCGGCCGTGGCGCTGTGTCTGCTGCACGGGCACGGACTGGCGCTGCTGCGCAAGCCCTGGCTGTGGGTGGCCACGCTGCTGGCACTGGCGATGGTGAGCCCGGTGCTGGTCTGGAACCTGCAGAACCACTGGGTGTCGTTTGCCTACCAGACCCAGCATGGCGCGGGCGGCGATTGGCGCGGCCTGCATGTGCTGCGCTTTGTGCTGGTGCAGCTGTTGGCGTTCGGCCCCTTGCTGTGCTGGGGCGCCTCGGGTCTGCGTGGTGTGGCTCCCGCAGAGCGTTTGCTGGTGCTGTTCTTCCTCATTCCCTTCGCCGTGCTGGCAGCGCTGTCGGGAGGTGGCACCAGCCTGCCGCACTGGACGGCACCCGCCTGGGTGGCCCTTGCGCCGTTTGCCGGGATGGGTCTGGCCCAAAGCGTGGCCCGCGGCAAGGCCTACGCGGTGCGCGTTCTGGTGGTGTTGCAGGGGTTGGCCTGTGTGGCCCTGCCCGCCATCATGCTCAGTGCGGGCATGCCATTCATGGCGGGCAAGACGGCCAGCGCCGAGTCCACCGACGCGCCCAACCCGTTTGCCGACTTGCATGGTTGGGATCAGGCTGGCGAGCGCGCACGGCAACTGGCAGCGCAGCACGCCCTGGACGCCGTGGCCGTGCAGAACTGGACGCTGGCCAGCCGCATCGGCTGGTATGCGCGCCCGCTCAAGGTACACGTGCTGGAAGACCGCTTTGACCAGTTTGACCTGTGGGCGGGCAAGCTGGCGCCGGGTGGCAGCGCCTTGCTTGTGGATTGGTCGCAGTTGCCTTATGAAACGCCACTGGGCGCGCACGGCTTCGCCCAATGCACAATACTGGACCGGCTCAACGTCCAGCGGCTGGGGTATGACCTGGCCCATTTTGATTTCTATGCCTGCAGCGGCTGGTCAGGTGCCCCCGAGCCGCGGCTCCAATCGGCTGCCGCGCAAAAGGCGGCAGGCGCGGCGTCTCTGCCCTAGGGCTGGCATTTACACAAACTTCATGCGCACATTGCCCTTTCATATTTTTTCAGCGCGCCTGTGGCTGCTGCCACTGCTGATTCTTGTCGTGTCCGCACCGTTGTGGCTGCATGTGTGGGAACCGGGCATGTTTCTCTTCATCAACCACTTGTGCGCACCGGTGGCGGCTTCGGTATGGACCGGGTTTTCGCTGATGGGCAATGGCTGGGGCATTCTGGGCCTGACTGCGCCCTTGCTGCTGGCCGCGCCGCGCCTGATGTGGGCCTGGATCTGCGCTGCTCCGTTTGCCACCGCCTTTGCGCGCGCTGGCAAAAGTCTCCTGGTCAGCCCGCGCCCGGCAGCCGAGATCGACGAAGCGCAGATACGCATCGTGGGGGAGGTGCTGCACAACGTTTCCATGCCCTCCGGTCACACCACCACCGCCTTTGCAGTGGCCACGGCGATCTACTTTGCGCTCACACCGGCGCAGCGGAAACGCCACTGGTGGATCTTGATGCTGGCCTGTGGCACCGCCTTGTCGCGCATTGCCGTAGGCGCGCACTGGCCGGGTGACGTGGCCGTGGGCATCAGCCTGGGGCTGCTGTCTGGTTTGCTGGGGGGCGTGTTGCTGACCACGGTGCCGCAGCGCTGGCATGCACCCACCCACTGGGCCATGCGTCTGCTGGCCATGCTGGTGGCGTTTGCGGTGTACGTGCTGACCACCGATCAGCTGGACTTTGCCGAGAACGGCCCGGCTCAGTGGGTGCTGGCCTTCGTGGGCTCGGCCTCGGTCCTGACCTTTGCGATACGCAACGCCAAGGCACTCAGGGCCTCATAGGCGGCGCCGGCCTGCGCATCCCATTGACTGACCACGGCGGCCTGTCGTGCGATGGCTTGCACATCGCCCCGCGCTGCCGGACCGGTCAGGGCCTGCGCTGGCCCCATGCGGGTGATGTTGGCCACTGCGTTGGACAACAGCGTAGCGCGCAGATGGGGCAGCAGCTCCTGCGGTACCCCTGTGGCGCGCCAAGCGTCTTCGGCGACCGACTGCAGCACCGGCAGGAAGTTGGTGGCAAACACCGCGGCGGCGTGGTAGAGCACCTTGTCCTGGCTGGCCACTTCAAAGCAGTGCGCCTGGATGCCTTCAAACGCCGCACGCAGCAGGGCAATGGCAGACGGATTGCCTTCGAGCGCGCAGGCTGTTCCGGCAAATTGCCGGGCTGCCACTTCCGCAGACGCAAAGCTCAGGATGCAATGCGCGCTGGCAGTCTGCCAGCCCAGCGCAGCAAGTACCGCCAGACTGTCAGAGGACTGCGCACCACTGCAATGGAAGGCAATGGTAGGCGTCACTCCGGTTGGTGAAGCAGACAGGGCGACTGCCTCGGACAGCGTTTGCGTGACCTGGGTGATGTGCGCATCGGGCACGGCCAGCATCCAGACATCGGCGTGCTGCATGGCACGCAGGTCGGGTTTGGGCGTACCGGCGCCTATGAAATCGCACGCGGCCCGTGCGCTGGCTGCGTTGGTGGTGAGCACATCCTGCACCGCAAAGGCGCCGCTGGCCTGCCACAGCCGGCCCAAGGTCTGGCCCACGCGCCCGGCACCGATGATGTTGAGCGTCTGCATGGCGCGACCCTACACCACCAGCGGCGGATCTTCCATGGCTTCGAGTTGTTCTTCCAGCATCTGCACCTGGCCCTGCCAGTAGTCGCTGCTGCCGAACCACGGGAAATTGGCCGGAAAGGTGGGGTCGGTCCAGCGCCGCGCCAGCCAGGCGCTGTAGTGGACCAGGCGCAGCGTGCGTAATGGCTCGATCAATGCCAGTTCGGCCCGGTCGAATTCGCGGAACTGCTCGTAGCCATCGACCAGCGCGCCCAGTTGTCGCGTGCGTTGCTGCCGGTCGCCGCTGAGCAGCATCCAGAAATCCTGCACCGCCGGGCCGGTGCGCGCGTCGTCCAGATCGACAAAGTGCGGCCCCGGGCCCAGGTCGGGCGCGGCGTCGGCGGGAGTCCACAAGATATTGCCGGGGTGGCAGTCGCCATGCAGGCGCAGCACCCGGATGTCGCTGCGCTTGGCGTCGGCATTCAGGGTGTCGTGCTGGCGGACCATGGCAATGGCCTTCTCCACACCCCGTGTCCAGGCGGATTGCACATCCAGCGGCACCATGTCGTGCGCCAGCAGCCACTGCATGGGTTCTTCGGCAAAGGTCTGCACATTCAGGGCCGGGCGTGCCACAAAGGGCTTGCGCGCGCCCACGGTGTGGATGCGCGCCAGAAAGCGGCCAATCCACTCCAGCACCTCGCCGTCGTCCAGCTCGGGTGGGCGACCGCCGCGGCGCGGGCTGACGCTGAACGCAAAGCCGCCAAAATGGTGCAGGGTCTGGCCGTTCAGCACCAGCGGGCCGATGGCGGGGACTTCAAACGCCATCAGTTCCGCGGCAAAAGCGTGCTCTTCCAGAATCTGCGGGTCGCTCCAGCGTTCGGGCCGATAGAACTTGGCCACCACCGAGGTTCCGTCCTCCAGCTGCACCTGGTAGACGCGGTTTTCGTAGGACGACAGTGCCGTCAGACGCCCGTCACCGCGCAGCCCCACGCTATCCAGCGCGTCCAGTACCAAGTCGGGTGTTAGAGTTTCAAAGGCGTGGGTCATCGGACCATTGTCGCAGTTGCACGGAAACCATGATGGCGCGATGTCGGACCGCCGTCGTGGTCTTGCAGCCGCAGAAACCGCATGGTCCGCGCATCGCAAAACCAGGTGTGAATCGGCGGCGACAGCTTCAGGAAAACCGGTCAGCGTCCGAATCCGAATAGCCGCCGGCAGACGCACTGCGCTCTGCCGGTGTGCTGCCCAGATGCTCGAACGGCAGCGCCTGCTTGACCAGGATGATGGTGCAGGGCGCATCCATGGCGACCTTGATCGGCACCGTGGCCACAAAGCGCTGGGTTTTCAGGCCATGCGTGGCCGCGCCCATGACGATGACGCTGACGTTGTTGCCGCGTGCATAGTCCAGCAGGGCCTGGGCCACGTCGCTGGACTCCAGCACATGAAACGAAATTTGCTGGTCCGGTTGGTCCAGCGGCTGGGCCCATTGGCGCAGGTTGGTGAGGTAGCGCCGCTGCACATTGGTTTCGCTCTTGCGCTCATCCGATGCACTGGTCTGGTTGGGCGAGATCACCGTCACGCAAGCCAGGCGTGCGCCCGGGCGGGTACCCAGTGAGCGGGCCACCGCCTGGCGCAGGGAGTACAGCGTGGCGTCGGTCACATCGTTGTGTGGCACCGCGACCATGACGATGGGTACTTCGTTGATCTGCTGCGAGGGCACCGGGCTGGGCTGGTAGTGCATGCCCGCAGCCTTGATCCAGCGCTTGAAATGGGTGCGAAACGATGTGCCCCTGATGTTCTTGCCGCGCTCGGTCACGCGGATCTGCTCGGGGTTGGTCAGGTCAAAGGCCAGGTGCGCGCCGGATGGATAGCGCAGGGCCGCCTCGGGCTCCAGGCAGCGCATCACCACTTCCTGCAACCACGGCGGGATTTCCGGATTGAGTTTGCGGGGCGGGGTTGGGTCCATCCACAGGCGCTGGCGTATGCCCGCAGCCGTCTGCGGTTCGCCAAAAGGCAATTCGCCGGTGCACAGCTGATAGAGCATGACGCCGATGGCAAAGATGTCGCTGCGCGGATCGCCGCGTACGCCCACCACTTGCTCGGGCGCGATCCACGCAGGTGAGCCAACGGCCTTGCGCAACTGCTCAGCCAGCAGGTCGGGATAGTGCGCATGGCACGAAAGGCCAAAGTCCAGCAGCACCGCACTATCGTCTTCCCGGATCAGCACATTGGCCGGCTTGAGGTCCAGGTGCACTGTGTTCTGCTGGTGCAAGGCATGCACGGCGTGCGCCATCGCCAGCCCCAGGTGGATGATCTGACCGATCGAGGGCGGCATTTCGGAGTCCAGCCAGTGCTGCAGCGTGCGGCCGTGTACGTACTCCATAACCAGGTAGGGCACGCGGCTGAGGTCTCCGGCGGCCACAAAGCGTGGCACGTGGCTGCCGGTGAGCACCTGCATGATCTGGCTCTCGACCTCGAAGCTCACGATGTTTTCAGCGCCGTCGCCCGCTGTCATGCGCGGGATCTTCATGGCCATGTCAAAGCCGGGGCCGGGCCGGTTGTCGCTGTAGTGCACCTTGTAGATATGGGCCATGCCGCCCGAGTGGATGCAGTCTTCTATGGTGAAGCCGTCCAGTTCAGCGCCAGGCTGCAGCAGTTTCATCGGCCCTTCTCCAGTCGCTCCGCAAAGAATTCCGGTAGGCCTGCGGCGCGGATGGCGCTGGCTGCCGCCTGGTAGTCGTACCCCACCCGATGGAAAGTGAGCTGCCAGCGCTCGGTATCGATCAGGGCGTACATGGCTTCGGTCTTGCCATCGCGCGGCTGACCGACCGAGCCCACCGTGCTCAGCCACTGGCGGTGGGGCGGCACCGGCACGGCCACGCCGGGCTGAGGGATGAACTTCATCAGACCGGCGGTGGAGCCGCGGTAGTACAGGCTTTGTTCGTGAACATGGCCACCGAACACATAGCGCACACCGGGCCAGTCGGCTGCGGCATCCAGGCTGGCGGTGGCGGCGCGCTCGTCGTACACATAGCGCCACAGCTCGGGGCCGTCGGCACTGGCATGCACCAGCAGAATCTTGTCGAGCTGGGCGCTCAAAGGCAGGGCGTTGAGCCAGGCCCGCTGCAGCGGGCTGAGCTGCAGGTGGGTCCAGGCGGCGGTACTGCTGCCCACGTGCTTCACATCCGTGGGCGGGGTGACCGCCATCTCGTCATGGTTGCCCTTGAGTACGGTGGCGCCTTCTTCGGTGAGCAGCATCACACGGTCCACCACTTCGGCGGGGTTGGCACCATAGCCCACCAGATCGCCCAGAAAGGCAAAGCGTTGCGCCTTTTGGGCGCGCGCGTGCAGCAAGCAGGCCTCCAGCGCCTGGATGTTGCCGTGGATATCCGACATCAACGCCAATCTCATGCAGTCTCCGAATCGATGTTCGATTTGTTATGACCACATCATGCCCCAGCCGCCTGACGCGGAGTTTGCAATTTATTTGGCGAAACGCTTGCGGGTCAGTGCCAGGGCAATCCAGAACGATACACCCGCATACGCGGCCAGCACCAGCACATGGCGCGCCGCTTCCTGCGGCCACTGGTCCATGAAAAGCGGGCGCACCAGGGCCACGGCGCTGGCCAATGGCAGCCAGTCGGCGACCAGGCGCACGGTCTGCGGTAGTTGCTCTAGCGGGAAGAACACGCCGCTCAGGAACATCACCGGGGTGAGGAACAGGGTGAAGTAATAGGTGAAGAAGTCATAGCCCTTGGCCATGGCGTTGAACACCAGCGCCATGCAGCTGAAGGTTACCCCGACTCCAAACAAAATCGGCCAGGCCAGCAGCAGCTTGGGCGAGTGGGTGATGCCCAGCGCCAGCATCACGCCGATGATGGCGGTGACTGTGAACAGCGCCTTGAAGGCGGCCCACAGCATTTCGGCAAACACGATGTCGTCCAACCCCACCGGCGCATTCATGATGCCGTCCCAGGTCTTTTGCACATGCATGCGCGAGAAGGCCGAGTACAGCGCCTCGAACGATGCCGCCTGCATGGCGCTCATGCAGATGGAGCCGCTGGCCAGAAACAGGATGTAGGGCACGGCCACCTCGCCCTCGGGCGTGTGCACTGTGATCTTGCCCACCAGCGCACCCATGCCGTAGCCAAACGCCACCAGCCACATCAGCGGCTCGGCAATATTGCCTACCAGGCTGGGGATGGCGAGCTTGCGCCAGACCAGCAGGTTGCGCAGGAACACCGGCCAGAAGCGCAGTGTGATTCTTGGGGCGCGCCACATACCAGTCATGCGTCCTCCCGGATTTGACGCCCGGTCAGTTTGAGAAAAAGGTCCTCCAGATTGGCAGGACGGTGCAGTGTGCGCAGCTGGGGATGGGCACCCAATGCCTGCAACAGGTCGTGGGCGTTGTGGGTGTAGAAGAACACCGTCTCGCCGCTGACCTCCACGCGTGCCGCGAGCCCGCGCATGGGGCTGTCCACCAGCGCCAGCGCGCCATTGCCAAACACTTCCACCACATCGGGCTCCAGATGCGCTGCAATCAGGTCACGTGGTGTGCCCTCGGCAATCTTCTTGCCATGGTCCAGCACCAGCAGGCGCGAGCACAGGCGTTCGGCCTCGTCCATGAAATGGGTGGTGAGCAGAATCGACTTGCCTTGTTGCAGCAGCAATTGCAGGCGCTCCCACATCAGATGGCGTGCCTGCGGGTCCAGCCCGGTGGTGGGCTCGTCCAGCAGCAATAGCTTGGGGTTGTTGACCAGCGCGCGCGCCAGCGAGAGGCGGCGCTTCATGCCGCCCGACAGCTCGCCCGGCTTGGCGCCTTCCTTGTGGCTGAGCGAAGCAAAGTCCAGCAGTGAGGGAATGCGTTCCTTGATGACCTTGTCCTTCAAGCCGAAGTAGCGGCCATAGACCAGCAAGTTTTCGGCGCAGCTGAAGTCCGGGTCCAGCGTGTCCATCTGCGTGACCACACCAAGCTGCTGCTTGATGGCCAATGCGTCCCGCGGCATCTGCAGGCCGAGTGCGTGGATGGTGCCGCTGTCCGGAGCGGTCAGGCCCAGACACATGCGGATGGTGGTGGTTTTTCCTGCGCCGTTGGGGCCGATCACGCCCAGACACTCGCCCGGTGCAATCGAGAACGACAGGTCGCGCACCACCTCGGTATCGCCATAGCGCTTGACCAGATGGCTGACGCTGAAAAAGTCTTCCGCCATGCCTGCTTCCCTGTTTTATTGAAACGCCACTTCGGCAAAGCTGCGCAGCTTGCGGCTGTGCAACTGGTCTACGCCCTGCGCGCGCAGCAGCTCCAGGGCGCGGATGCCGATGCGCAAATGCTGGTCCACCCGCTCGCGGTAGAAATGGTTGGCCATGCCGGGCAGCTTGATCTCGCCGTGCAGCGGCTTGTCGCTCACGCACAGCAAGGTGCCGTAGGGCACACGGAAACGGAAACCGTTGGCAGCGATGGTGGCGGACTCCATGTCCAGCGCGACGGCGCGGCTCTGGCTGAAGCGGCGCTGCGGCGTGTTGTCGGGCAGCAGTTCCCAGTTGCGGTTGTCGGTGCTGGCCACGGTGCCGGTGCGCATGATGCTCTTGAGTGCTGCGCCCTGGATTTGCGTCACGTCGGCCACGGCCTGCTCCAGCGCCACCTGGATTTCCGCCAGCGCGGGGATGGGCACCCACAACGGCAGCTCCTCGTCCAGCACATGGTCTTCACGCACATAGCCGTGGGCCAGCACGTAATCACCCAGTTGCTGCGTGTTACGCAGGCCGGCGCAGTGACCCAGCATGATCCAGGTGTGGGGCCGCAGCACGGCGATGTGGTCGGTGATGGTCTTGGCATTGGCCGGGCCCACGCCGATGTTGACCATGGTGATGCCGGCGCGGTCTTCGCGCACCAGGTGGTAGCCCGGCATCTGCGGCAGGCGCGGCGGCTCCTTGCCCAGGGCATCCACGGGCTGCGCCGGCAGGCCTACGCGCCGGGTGATCACATTGCCGGGCTCCACAAAAGCGACGTACTCGCTGTTCGGGTCGGCCATGGCGGCACGGCCCAGGGCGATGAACTCGTCGATGTAGAACTGGTAGTTGGTAAACAGCACGAAGTTCTGGAAGTGCTCGGGGCCGGTGCCGGTGTAGTGGCGCAGGCGGTGCAGCGAATAGTCCACGCGGGGCGCGGTAAACAGGGCCAGTGGCAGCGCTTCGCCGGGCTTGGGTTCGTAAGTGCCGTTGGCAATGCCGTCGTCCATGGCGGCCAGGTCGGGCAGGTCGAATACGTCGCGCATCAGCGCGCGGCGGTCGGCCGACAGGTTGCCTTCCAGATGGTCGTGTTCGGCAAACGAGAAATGCACGGGGATAGGCTGCGAGCTGGTGCACACCTCCAGCTCCACACCGTGGTTTTCCAGCAGCAGGCGGAACTGTTCCAGGTAGTAGTCGCTGTACAGGTCGGGGCGGGTCAGCGTGGTCTCAAAACGGCCCGGCCCAGCCACGAAGCCAAAGCTCAGACGTGCTGCGTCCGAGGTGCCCACACGCGACACGGTGTCGGTGTGGATGCGCACCATGGGGTAGCAGGCGCGTACGTGGTCCATCTGCTCGTCACCGGAAACAAAGCGCTGCATGGCAATACGCAGGTGCTCGATGCTGGCGTCATAGATGCGGCGCACCTGGGCCAGCGCCTCAGCGGCATCGGTGAAACTCTGGGGGGCTATGAAGGGAGGACGTATGGGCATGCGTCTATTGTGCCTTTGTTGGTCATGAGTCTGTTGCCGCTGCTGTGCGCTTTTCGCCGTCAGGATTTGATCATGCAGGAAAGGACAGCGAAGAGATAATGACCTGAAAGCCTCCAGTACTTCAGCTTTTCTCCCTTCAAGCAAAAGACATGCGGATTTTCTCAGCAAGGCGACCCGGCACTTATAGACGGCCACTATGGCTGGCAGTGCTATTGGCGTTCATCGGAAGCGCCAATGCGGCGGAGTTGCGATTCGTGCTGGACCATAGCATCTCTGCGCCGCTGGTGATTGCGGAGCGCCAGGCAGACCAGCCCGGAGCAAAAGGTGGAATCCTCGTTGATCTGGAAAGCGCCATAGCCCGAGAGCTTGGGTATGACGCGGTCTTTCAGTCCATTCCGCGCAAGCGCGTCGAAGAAGTCCTGCAAAGCGGCAGCATGCACGTGCTGTGCCACACCCGTCCCGTCTGGCTGAAGGAGCCGGACAAGTTGCAATGGAGTAGCGGGTTCCTGTCCACCGCCAATCTGCTGGTGAGGAACAAGGGGGGGCAGAAGCTTCGCAGCCTGCAAGACCTGACCCGCGGCAAAGTGGGTACGGTACTTGGCTATGTGTACCCGGAACTTCAAACACAGTTCCAGTCCGGCCTGCTGGCACGCGATGATGCCGAGAACGAAGTCACCAACTTGGCCCGATTCATGGCCAACCGGGTGGACTACTTCATTTCAGAGCAATTGTTTCTGGACTATCAGCTATTGAAGAAGCCAGAGCTCAACGCTTTTGTGAGCAACAGAATGGTCGCCGACAAATTTGAAACCCGTTGCGCGATGAGCAAGCTCACACCCGTCAGCGTCACGCAATTTGACGCTGCGGTGGCAAATCTCAAAAAACGGGGGGAGTGGGACGCCATCCTGGTGACCTATCGTTGATTCCTTGAGCCGTTACTGCGCACCACGCGCAAGGCGGCGGGCGCTACTCTCACTGACAGTGTGGACGATTCGCCGACGTATTCACCGTCCGTTGCCAGTGGCAGTGGTTGATCGGATGCAACGGCCATGGTGTGGAAGGAGCGATTGAGAACGCGCGGATGGTTCAAATGGCGCCCCAGCAGCAGGCGCGGCAGCATGACAAGGGTTTGTGGCACGTTGAACCGTCCGGCAATCAGCACGTCCAGCTTGCCATCGTCGATCCGCGCATGGGGGACCGCGGGCATGCCACTGCCATAGCTGGGCGTGTTCAGGGTCGATGCAAACAGGGTGGTGCCGCTGTGCAGGTCCTCGCCATCGAGGGTGACCCGCATGTCCCACGTCTGCAGCGCAGACAACTCACGCAAGGTGGCCAACAGGTAGCGTGGCAAGCCGCGCAGCCAGCGCGGGCCATGCAAGGCCTTGAAGCCTACCGCTGAGTCAAAACCTACGGTCAAGCTGGAAAGAAATGGGCGCTCTTCTGTGGGTGTGCGCATCCAGCCCACGTCCATGGCGCGCGGCGGAGTCGATTCGATCAGTTGCAACGCAGCCTGCCAGGAAAGGCCGGCAATCCCCAGTGCGCGGGCCACGTCGTTGCCGCTGCCGCGTGGGATCAGGCCCAGGGTCAAGTCATTGGAGAGAAACGCCGGCAGCAACTGGTTGATGGTGCCGTCGCCGCCTACCAACGCCACGGTGGCGCCCCGC contains:
- a CDS encoding diacylglycerol kinase family protein, producing MQTPHLLINPHAGGGRARALIPALQAWAAAQATPATVKVADTVPQALDWLRALPRGATVALVGGDGTINQLLPAFLSNDLTLGLIPRGSGNDVARALGIAGLSWQAALQLIESTPPRAMDVGWMRTPTEERPFLSSLTVGFDSAVGFKALHGPRWLRGLPRYLLATLRELSALQTWDMRVTLDGEDLHSGTTLFASTLNTPSYGSGMPAVPHARIDDGKLDVLIAGRFNVPQTLVMLPRLLLGRHLNHPRVLNRSFHTMAVASDQPLPLATDGEYVGESSTLSVRVAPAALRVVRSNGSRNQR